In one Nocardioides sp. NBC_00368 genomic region, the following are encoded:
- a CDS encoding gamma-glutamyl-gamma-aminobutyrate hydrolase family protein, whose translation MSARDKAEAMRPLVGITGRRFQLSVLTGADPRYGDRCIDASMSDFATRIAEAGGLPVHLSYDTDAEAVCAWLSGVVITGGQDVHPACWGGDTSVVRDIDPRTNPMVHDTERDAYEIALVRASIERGIPVLGVCRGMQVLNVALGGTLVPHLADGPVSHLSDEIAPTDGTVDHVVTFEQGSVAADLFSTDALTNSWHHQAVARCGAGLVVTGRTSDGVVEAIELPGQPVLGVQWHPEWMKSNDPALMWIVEQAMQRLTSQVPVGQEQRSPR comes from the coding sequence GTGAGCGCGCGCGACAAGGCCGAAGCGATGCGGCCGTTGGTCGGCATCACCGGACGCCGTTTCCAGCTGTCGGTGCTGACCGGAGCCGACCCACGCTACGGCGACCGCTGCATCGACGCCTCCATGTCCGACTTCGCGACCCGGATCGCCGAGGCCGGCGGACTCCCAGTGCACCTGTCGTACGACACCGACGCCGAGGCGGTCTGCGCCTGGCTCTCCGGCGTCGTGATCACCGGAGGCCAGGACGTCCACCCTGCCTGCTGGGGCGGTGACACTTCGGTGGTGCGCGACATCGACCCGCGGACGAACCCGATGGTGCACGACACCGAGCGGGATGCGTACGAGATCGCGCTCGTCCGCGCGTCGATCGAGCGGGGGATCCCGGTGCTCGGTGTGTGCCGGGGGATGCAGGTGCTCAACGTCGCCCTCGGCGGCACCCTCGTGCCCCATCTTGCAGACGGCCCGGTGAGCCACCTCTCGGACGAGATCGCGCCCACCGACGGGACCGTCGACCACGTCGTCACCTTCGAGCAGGGCTCGGTCGCTGCCGACCTGTTCAGCACCGACGCGCTCACCAACTCCTGGCACCACCAAGCCGTCGCCAGATGCGGTGCGGGGTTGGTCGTGACCGGACGTACCTCTGACGGGGTCGTCGAGGCGATCGAGCTGCCCGGGCAACCGGTCCTGGGCGTGCAATGGCACCCGGAATGGATGAAGAGCAACGACCCGGCGCTGATGTGGATCGTCGAGCAGGCGATGCAGCGGCTCACGAGCCAGGTACCTGTCGGGCAAGAGCAGAGGAGCCCCCGGTGA